A part of Antechinus flavipes isolate AdamAnt ecotype Samford, QLD, Australia chromosome 6, AdamAnt_v2, whole genome shotgun sequence genomic DNA contains:
- the LOC127540480 gene encoding C-X-C motif chemokine 10-like, with amino-acid sequence MNRIIILLLCNVLPALTKAQALTLPASTSCRCPQINKSIPTLKFFEKLDVILPSAACPRPEIVGTMKDTKEQVCLNPDTPTMKVVLKAIRRTRS; translated from the exons ATGAACCGAATTATCATCCTCCTCCTCTGCAACGTCCTGCCAGCTTTGACTAAGGCTCAAG CACTCACATTACCTGCATCTACCAGCTGTCGCTGCCCACAAATTAATAAGAGTATCCCCACCCTAAAATTTTTTGAGAAACTTGATGTGATTCTTCCCAGTGCTGCATGTCCACGCCCTGAAATTGT AGGCACAATGAAGGATACTAAGGAACAAGTGTGTCTGAATCCAGATACCCCAACTATGAAGGTTGTATTGAAAGCAATTAGAAGGACAAG GTCTTGA